The proteins below come from a single Gimesia alba genomic window:
- a CDS encoding zinc ribbon domain-containing protein, which produces MKEYHDHEQRLIYKKCPGCRADLELDAEECLFCDHSFQQNEVSSRESAPLEEVDSKSGSLVTMVALNVIIGLVGAGLTSWGKKPETPTYRHPPRLSISVKDRELFTRFFQEHGKSMPEELKSQLEPEWKTRRVKVVSVTFSNNPRVKTPYSKERFIKQESDLLEKFRVSQQKR; this is translated from the coding sequence ATGAAGGAGTATCATGATCACGAACAACGGTTGATTTATAAGAAATGCCCGGGATGTCGGGCTGATCTGGAATTGGATGCTGAGGAATGTCTGTTTTGTGATCACAGTTTCCAGCAGAACGAGGTCTCTTCGCGCGAGTCGGCTCCGCTGGAAGAAGTGGACAGCAAATCGGGTTCGCTGGTGACGATGGTGGCGTTGAATGTGATCATTGGACTGGTGGGAGCTGGGTTGACCTCCTGGGGTAAGAAACCAGAAACGCCAACATATCGACATCCACCCCGGCTGAGTATCAGTGTCAAAGATAGAGAACTGTTCACGCGATTCTTTCAAGAGCATGGCAAATCGATGCCGGAAGAGCTCAAAAGCCAGCTTGAACCGGAATGGAAAACCCGTCGCGTGAAAGTCGTTTCAGTGACTTTTTCAAATAACCCACGGGTCAAAACTCCCTACTCGAAAGAGCGCTTCATCAAACAGGAGTCTGATCTGTTGGAGAAATTCCGAGTTTCTCAACAAAAACGGTGA
- a CDS encoding 5'-nucleotidase, lipoprotein e(P4) family — MPKYLFLLFLLSWTTLSAHAQEPASPTIVAPQTDQGLDGTLWMQTSVEHDFACVQAYRLATAQATQALNDPCWTAATEQQTGYAQLPPAVILDLDETVLNNAPFMGQLVKQDTSWNETLWEQWVRSKKSTAVPGVKPFLQKLVSQGIAVYFITNRHFKLETPTVENLSRVLDMPITKSQVLFQQEKPDWTWNKTSRRAEVARSHRILLLLGDDYNDFVYQGKLTPLERVTQGKRYQQYWGERWIILPNPVYGDWEKALYHYDSALPTAKKIQLKFDALKTEND, encoded by the coding sequence ATGCCAAAATACCTTTTCCTCTTGTTCCTGCTCAGTTGGACGACGCTCAGCGCACACGCACAAGAACCAGCGTCCCCCACCATTGTCGCTCCCCAAACCGATCAGGGGCTCGATGGCACACTCTGGATGCAAACTTCCGTCGAGCACGATTTCGCCTGCGTTCAGGCATATCGACTGGCGACAGCACAGGCCACGCAGGCACTAAATGATCCTTGCTGGACCGCAGCGACCGAACAACAGACAGGCTATGCCCAACTCCCTCCCGCAGTCATTCTGGATCTGGATGAAACTGTTTTGAACAATGCCCCCTTCATGGGCCAATTGGTGAAACAGGATACCAGCTGGAACGAAACTTTGTGGGAACAGTGGGTCCGCTCCAAAAAATCAACCGCGGTTCCCGGTGTGAAACCTTTCCTGCAGAAGTTAGTTTCGCAAGGCATCGCCGTCTACTTCATCACCAACCGGCATTTCAAACTGGAAACGCCGACCGTCGAAAACCTGTCCCGCGTACTCGACATGCCCATCACCAAATCGCAGGTCCTCTTCCAGCAGGAAAAACCAGACTGGACCTGGAATAAAACATCCCGCCGTGCCGAGGTTGCCCGCAGTCACCGCATCCTGCTTCTGCTCGGCGATGACTATAACGACTTCGTCTACCAGGGAAAACTGACACCCCTGGAACGAGTCACGCAGGGAAAACGCTATCAGCAATACTGGGGCGAACGTTGGATTATTTTGCCAAACCCCGTATACGGCGACTGGGAAAAGGCGCTCTATCATTACGACAGTGCGCTTCCCACCGCGAAAAAAATCCAGTTGAAATTCGACGCGCTCAAGACAGAGAATGATTAA
- a CDS encoding acyltransferase family protein codes for MDLLPLDHPRLKENNFDLLRLLLAMAVCLVHAAELSGFAALQSLSGVLSAQVAVQAFFVVSGFLIVMSYERSSSLTSYTSKRLRRIYPAYFTVVILCALGLVLVSQRPLQEYFSLAWLKYLAANLSFLNFLQPSLPGVFESNRLAAVNGALWTLKIEVMFYAVVPILVYCLRRFRRLPVLLLIYCLSVAYAELMTIVAAHTGGGFYERLARQLPGQLSYFIAGAILFYYLPFFERRVGYFVAIAAGVLSVNFLFPLPLLQPFALATLVLFFGLFLYAGNFGKYGDFSYGVYILHFPLIQLLLNTGWFIERPWFFLLSAVSLTLVGAILMWNLVEKRFLLRSSHYVGATTQAETGTPVKQPASL; via the coding sequence ATGGATTTGCTGCCTCTCGATCATCCTCGTTTGAAAGAGAATAACTTCGATCTTTTGCGATTGTTGTTGGCGATGGCGGTTTGTCTGGTGCATGCGGCTGAACTCTCGGGCTTTGCAGCTTTGCAGTCATTGAGTGGAGTCTTGTCTGCACAAGTCGCGGTCCAGGCATTTTTTGTGGTGAGCGGTTTTCTGATCGTGATGAGTTATGAGCGGTCTTCTTCTCTCACCTCTTATACCAGTAAACGTCTACGTCGGATTTATCCTGCTTATTTCACGGTCGTCATCTTGTGCGCGCTGGGACTGGTGCTGGTGAGTCAGCGGCCGCTTCAGGAATATTTTTCACTGGCGTGGCTTAAGTATCTGGCTGCGAATCTCTCGTTTCTGAATTTTCTGCAACCCAGTTTGCCTGGTGTGTTTGAAAGCAACCGGTTGGCAGCCGTCAATGGAGCGTTATGGACGCTCAAGATTGAGGTGATGTTTTATGCTGTGGTGCCAATACTCGTCTATTGTTTAAGACGGTTTCGCCGACTTCCTGTGCTACTTCTCATTTATTGTCTGTCGGTCGCGTATGCCGAGTTGATGACGATCGTAGCGGCACACACGGGGGGCGGTTTTTATGAACGGCTGGCGCGACAATTGCCGGGACAATTGTCGTATTTTATAGCAGGGGCGATTCTGTTTTATTATCTGCCGTTCTTTGAACGCCGGGTGGGATACTTTGTTGCGATCGCGGCTGGGGTGCTGTCTGTCAATTTTCTGTTTCCCCTGCCCCTCTTGCAGCCGTTTGCGCTGGCGACGCTGGTTCTGTTTTTCGGACTGTTTCTGTACGCGGGGAACTTCGGGAAGTATGGCGATTTTTCGTACGGCGTTTATATTCTCCACTTTCCACTGATTCAGCTTTTATTGAATACGGGCTGGTTTATAGAGCGTCCCTGGTTCTTTCTGTTGTCTGCAGTCAGTCTCACGCTGGTCGGCGCAATCCTGATGTGGAATCTGGTGGAAAAACGATTTCTGCTCAGAAGCAGTCATTATGTGGGAGCCACGACACAGGCGGAAACAGGCACTCCCGTTAAGCAGCCTGCCAGTCTGTAA